A segment of the Sporichthyaceae bacterium genome:
GGCAACCGGAGAGTTCGCGACGGCACCGCAACGCCGTTCGCAACCTGTTCGGCGATCCCCTCCGCCCACCTGATCAGCTCGGCCACCGCTGCCCCATCGTGCTCCCCGAGCGTCACCGCGCCGCGACGCAGCAAGGTGACGGCGCCGCTGCTGTTACCACGCTGAGCGTGGGTCAGGCCGACGGCAATTTGCGCGAGGCCCTGCCAGACTCCGGCGTCGTCGACCCCGGCGTCGCGGCGCTGCTTCCACATGGCCTCGAAGACCTCGTGAGCTTGGAACGGCTGCTCCTCGTCCAGAAATCGCTGCGCAGCCGCGAGCGCCTGACTCGGCGTCAGGGTCAGGTCGTCGGGAACCCGCGGGACGCCGTCGGCCCCGCGCGGCAGGGGCCGCCCGGCCGCGTCGCGGGGGCGGGCGTTGCGGGGCCGACCGATGGCGTCGCGGTCGCGATCCACGCCGTCAGCCCGTGACGGTGACCCGAAGGGACCCATCGGGATCGGCCACATGCAACGGCGCGGCGGGGCCGCCGAACTCACGCACCACCGCGCGGTCCTCCTCGCCCAGCGTGATCTCCCCGGTCACCACCGCGGCGGCCTCCAGGCCACGCGCGCCGCTGGCGATTGCCATGACCACCGCGGCCTGCACCGCGGAGACCTGCAACGACGGCAACGAGACCGGCGTGGCGGCATAGGTGCGGCCGGTGTCGTCGCGGACTGCGGCCCCCTGGCCCGCGCCGTTGCGCGCTCGTACCGCCTTCGCCAGCGTGACCAGCTTGGCGTCCTCGTCCCCGAGTTCACTCATGCCCGGGAGCCTACCGAGGCGCGGTGTCAGACCTCATGAGCCGCCAGGGTTCGTGGTGGCTGTTCTGACTGCCTTACGCGACCGTTAGTACGGCCTGGAGGTGGGGGTGGCGGGGCTGGCGGGGCTCCGCGTCAAGGGTGGCGGCTGGTAGGGCGACGGAGTCGAACATATATTCGGAAAATATCTGGATATTGCTTACATGAATACGATGCCATGAGAAAATAAGTCATGTTCATCGACCGGGGAGACGATCCGCGCGCCAACGGCGGCGGGGGCCGTCCGACGCCCGCCGGGGTTGATCATCTGGGCGAGATCGCCCGGCTGGATACCGAGATCGCCCGGTTGCAGGGCCTGCAGATGGTGCACATGGCCGCACACGTGGAGGCCGTGGAGCGCTCCGACCGTGCGCTGCACACCAAGGACGCGACGGCCTCGGCGTACGCCGAGATCAACCTGGAGTTGCACGCCTCGGGTCGTCACGCGGATGACCGCATCGGTGAGGCCTGCGCGTTGGCCGCGTACCTCCCGGGCACGTTGGCCGCGATGTGTGCCGGGCAGCTGACCCAGCACCGCGCGGTGGTCATCCTGAACCAGACCTGCGGGCTGCGCGGGGCCGAACTCGCCGCCGCGGAGGCCGAGGCGCTGGGCGTGGCCGCGGCGCTGACCCCGGCGAAGCTGCGCGAGAAGCTGCAGCGGATCGTGGCGCGTATCAACCCCGACGCCGTGGTCCGCCGGCGCAAGGCAGAACTCAAGCGGCGCAACGTCGCCGTCTATCCCCAACCGGACGGGATGGCCACGCTGGTCGCCTACCTGTCCGCGCAGGACGCCCACGCCATGTTCGGGATCATCGACACCGCCGCCCGGGGCGCCAGAACCCCCGGCGATCAGCGAACTATCGACGAACGCCGCGCCGATGCCCTCCGCGACCTGATCTGCCATCCGAGCAGCGGCCAGAAGCGCGTGCACTGGCAGGCACAGGTCCTGGTCCCGGCCGGCACGGTGCTCGGGCTGAACGGGGAACCCGGTTACCTACCCGGCCATGGACCCATCCCCGCCGAGCTGTGCCGGATCCTGGCCGCCGACGCGACCTGGCGGCGCATCCTCACCGACCCGGTGACCAACACCACCCTGGACATCGCACCCAAACGCTACCGGCCCGGCGCGCGGCTCTCGGAATTCATCCACACCCGCGACAAGACCTGCCGATGGCCCGGCTGCAACAGAACCCGCGTGGAAACCGACCACACCATCAGACGCGAACACGGTGGCCTGACCGTGCCCCGCAACCTCGGCGACTTCTGCACCCACCACCATCAACTCAAGGACGCCCCGGGCTGGAAAGTCCACCAGGACGGCGACGGGATCTTCACCTTCACCACCCCCAGCGGACGGGTCTACCGAACCCGACCACCCGGCGCCGACGGAGAGGTCAACCCCGTCGAAACCATCGAGATCCCCAAACCACCACACCGCAAAGCCCCACCACCCGACGGCGACCTCCCGCCGTTCTAGGCGTGCTCGTGTTCCGGGTCGGCGGCTTGCTCGATCTCGGGTTCGGGTTCGCGGGTGACCAGCACCGTGCTGATCCGGTTGCGCCGCCCGCCGGTGCTCTCCGCACGCAGCCGCAGACCCTCCACCACGGTCTCCGCGCCGGGGATGGGGACGCGGCCGAGATGTTTGGCGAGCAGGCCACCGACGGTGTCCACGTCCTCGTCGTCCAGCTCCATGTCGAAGGCCTCGCCCAGTTCCTCCACGCCCAGCCGCGCGCTGACCCGGACCGACCCGTCGGGCAGCCGCTCCACCGCGGGACCCTCCCGGTCGTACTCGTCGGCGATCTCCCCGACGATCTCCTCGACCAGGTCCTCCATGGTGACCAGCCCCGCGGTGCCGCCGTACTCGTCGACCAGGATCGCGATGTGCGAGGAGGTCAGCTGCATCTCCTTGAGCAGTTCGTCGACCGGCTTGGAGTCCGGCACGAAGATCGGGGGTCGCATCACCGAGTCGACAAGTTCGCTGCTCTCCGCGGCCTGGTGGTCATAGATACGTCGCACCAGATCCTTCAGGTAGAGCACGCCGACCACATCGTCCTTGTCCTCCCCCACCACCGGGATGCGGGAGAAGCCGCTGCGCAGCGCCAACGACATTCCCTGACGCAGGGTCTTGTCGCGTTCGATGTAGACCATGTCGGTGCGCGGCACCATCACCTCGCGCACGATCGTGTCGCCGAACTCGAACACCGAGTGCACCATGCGGCGTTCGTCGTCCTCGATGACCTGGGACTCCTCGACGGCCAGGTCCACCAGGTCGCGCAGTTCGGCCTCGGAGGCGAACGGGCCCTCGCGGAAACCCTTACCGGGGGTGAGCGCGTTACCCAGCAGGATCAACATCTTCGGGATCGGGCCGAGAAACGCGGCCAGCGGCGGCAGGATCGCCGCGGCGACCAGCGAGATCGCCGCGACATGCTGGCGACCGACGGTGCGCGGGGACACCCCGACCACCACGTAGGAGGTCACCACCATCACCGCCGCGGTCAACGCCACCGCGCCGACGCGATTGTCCAGCCGGCCCAGCGCGATCACCGCGACGATCGAACACGCCGTCAGTTCGCAGGCAACGCGGAGCAGCAGGGCCAGGTTCAGGTAACGCGGGGTGTCCTCGGCGATCTCCTGCAACCGGGTCGCGCCGCGTCGGCCGCTGCGCGCCAGCTCCTCCACCGTGGAGCGGGACAGCCGGGAAATGGCCGCCTCCAGCGCGGCGAACAGCCCGGCGACCGCCACCAGCGCCACCGCCAGCAACCCGAGCCAGGAGTCGGAGCCCATGACCGCGCCTCAGCCGGCTCGGCGCGTGCCGCGCCAACCCACCAGCAGCCGACGCTGCTCGGCGAACATCTCGGCTTCCCCCTCGGGATCGGCATGGTCGTAACCGAGCAGGTGCAACAACCCGTGCGTGCACAGCAGGTGCAGTTCCTCCTCGGTGGAATGCCCGGCCGCGGTGGCCTGCGCGGCGGCCACCTCCGGGCACAGCACCACGTCACCGAGCAGGCCGGGGTCCTCGGCCGGGTCGTCACGACGGCCGGGGCGCAGCTCGTCCATCGGGAAGGCGAGCACGTCGGTGGGGCCCGGCTCGTCCATCCACTGCACGTGCAGGCGCTCCATCGCGGCGGCGTCCACCAGTAGCACGGACAGTTCGGCTTGCGGGTGGATGCGCATCTCGTCGAGCACGTGACGGACCAGGTCCAGCAGCGCCGTGGGGTCCAGGTCGTAGCCGGACTCGTTGCAGATGTCGACATTCACCGCCGGCCGCCCTTGAGCCGCGGCGGGTCGGATTTCAGCTGCGTGGCGTCCCACCGGCCGTAGGCGTCGACGATGTCGGACACCAATCGGTGCCGCACCACGTCGCTGCTGGTCAACCAGGAGAAGTGCACGTCGCGCACCCCATCGAGGATCTGTTGGACGATTTTCAAGCCACTGGTCGTTCCGCTCGGCAGGTCGATCTGCGTGACGTCACCGGTCACCACGATCCTCGACCCGAAACCCAGCCGGGTCAGAAACATCTTCATCTGCTCCGGTGAGGTGTTCTGCGCCTCGTCGAGAATGATGAACGCGTCATTCAAGGTCCGGCCCCGCATGTATGCCAGCGGTGCCACCTCGATAACTCCGTCGGTGAGTAGCCGCGGCACCGTCTCCGCGTCGAGCATGTCGCGCAGCGCGTCGTACAGCGGGCGCAGGTAGGGGTCGATCTTTTCGTAGAGGGTGCCGGGCAGGAAGCCGAGACGTTCCCCTGCCTCCACCGCCGGGCGGGTCAGGATGATCCGGGTGACCTGCTTGGACTGCAGCGCCTGCACCGCCTTGGCCACCGCCAGGTAGGTCTTGCCGGTGCCGGCCGGGCCGATGCCAAAGGTGATCGTGTACTTGTCAATGGCGTCGACGTAGCGCTTCTGGTTCAGCGTCTTGGGACGGATGCTGCGGCCGCGGTTGGACAGGATGTCCGCGGTGAGCACGTCGGCCGGGCGCTCCAGGGTGTCCTGACGCAGCATCTGGATGGAGCGCTCGACGGAGTCCACGGACAGTGGCGCGCCGGTGCGCAGCACCACCACCAGCTCGTCGAACAGCCGCTCCAGCAGCGCCACCTCGGCCACCGGCCCGTTGACGGTGATCTCGTTGCCGCGGGCCAGGATGTCCACCGTCGGGAACGCCCGTTCCACCGCGCGCAGGTACTCGTCCCCGGTCCCGAGCAGGCCCACCATCGACACGGCGGGGGGCACCACGATCCGGTGTGAGGTCTCGGTCTCGGCCATTGCGCGCCATGCTACCCGGGGCGGGCCGCGACACCCTCGTGCCGAGGCCCGGGCTCAGCCCGGCGGCCAGGTGAACGGGCGCCCGCCGATCACGTGCCCGTGCACGTGAAACACGGTTTGCTGGGCGCCCGCGCCGGTATTGAACACCAACCGGAACGCATCCCCGACGCCCTCGGCCTTGGCCACCGCGCCGGCCGTCGCGGCCAGGCGCCCGGCCAGGTCGGGATCCGCGGCCGCGACCGCGGCGATGTCGGTGTAGTGCTCCTTGGTGATGACCAGCACGTGCACGGGGGCCTGCGGGTTGAGGTCCCGGAAGGCGAGGGTGTCCTCGGTCTCCGCAACGACGGTCGACGGGACCTCCCCGGCCACGATCCGACAGAACAGGCAATCCGCCACGCTGCACCGCCTCACCGAACTCGTCCGCTTCGGCTGTCAACCTATCGATGAGCTCGCGCGTCATTGACACGTGACAGTCACCGTGGGGGGAATCCGGGTGGACGCGAGGTGGGACGCCGACCAGGCGGTCACTGAGCTCTACGCGCGGCATTACCGCGGCCTGGTGCGCCTCTCCGCGCTCCTGCTGCGGGATCCGTGGGCGGCCGAGGAGGTCGTGCAGGACGCCTTCGTGGCGATGCACGGCGCCTGGCGCCGACTGCGCGAGGAGGACAAGGCGCTGGCGTATCTGCGCCGGGCGGTGGTGAACCGGTCGCGTTCGGCGCTGCGCCACCGCGCGGTGGTGGAGCGGCACAGCACCGCCGAGGAGTACCTGCCCAGCGCAGAGGTCGGCGCGTTGGCCCGGTTGGACGCGGACGCAGTCCTGGTCGCGCTGCGCGCGCTACCCGCGCGCCAACGCGAGGCATTGGTGCTGCGGTACTGGGCCGACCTGCCGGAGGCCGAGGTGGCCGCCGCGATGCGGGTCAGCAAGGGCTCGGTGAAGACGCACACGTCGCGCGGGCTGTCCGCCCTGCGCACGAGTCTGGAGACGATTCGATGAACGACGAACTGGAGTCGCGGCTGCGCGACGCCCTGCGGGCGCGGGCCGAGCGCACGCCGATCGCCGGGGACGGGCTGGAGCGGATTCGGACGCGGACGGCGCGGCCCCGGATGGGCCGGGTGCAGCCGGCGATCGCAGTCGGCGCGTTGACCGCGCTGGTGGTGGCGGGGGTGGCGACAGCGGTCGAGCGGGACCACGGCGGACGCTCGGACGTCGTACTGCCCGCCGGCACCGGGGCGCCGTCGCCGCGAGCGACCGCGCACCCGACCACCGGCCCGACTGCGTCCTCGCGTGCGTCGTGCGCGGACATGGACCCTTCGTTGTTCATCAGCTGCCCCGGCTTCCCGTCATCGGCCCTCCCGAAGGACACCGGCGGCGAGTACCTGGCGATCACCAAGCCGGCCAGCGGCGCGACCGTCGATCGCGACCTGACGGTCTCCGGCAGGGCGCGGGTGTTCGAGGCGCAATTCACCGTCGACGTGACGCAGAACGGCGTGGTGGTGCAGACCGCACCCGTCACCGCGTCAGCGGGCGCGCCGACCCTGGGCACCTGGTCGACGGTCTTCCACCTGGCACCGGGCAACTACCGGATCGAGGCCTACGAGCTCTCCGCCAAGGGTGACGGCACCAAGTCCGCGACCGACACCATCTGGATCACCGTCCACTAGCCACGCCCCATCACGCTTGTGTCCGAAGAAGAGTGTCCGCGCACCCTCACTTCTTCGGACGCAACGGTGGAGGGGTGTCAGCCCCAGCGGCCGAAGCGCAACGAGAGGACGGCGAGGGCGGCGGGACCGGCGGTGGAGGTGCGCAAGACCTCCGGACCGAGGCGGCAGCTGCGGGCGCCGGCTTCCTGAAAGGCCGTCAGTTCCTCGGCAGAGATGCCGCCCTCGGGTCCGACGACCACCAGCACCTCGCCGGTGGCGGGCAGCTCGACGGCGCTGATCGGGGCGGTGGCCTCCTCGTGCAGGACGAGGATGGCCGCGTCGCGGGCGGCCAAGGCCTTGGTGGTGGCGAGCGATTCGATGGCCGGGACACGCGGGCGACGGGACTGCTTCGCCGCCTCCCGGGCGTGCACTGCCCACCGGCCGCGAGCCTTCTCGCCGCGCTCCCCCGACCACACGGTGACGCACCGCGAAGCGGCCCACGGCACGATCGCGTCCACGCCGAGCTCGGTCATCAGCTCAACGGCCAACTCGCCCCGGTCGCCCTTGGGCAGCGCCTGCGCCACCACCAATCGCGGCACCGGCTCCGGCAGCCGCTCGACGTCGCGCACCTCGACAG
Coding sequences within it:
- a CDS encoding DUF222 domain-containing protein; protein product: MFIDRGDDPRANGGGGRPTPAGVDHLGEIARLDTEIARLQGLQMVHMAAHVEAVERSDRALHTKDATASAYAEINLELHASGRHADDRIGEACALAAYLPGTLAAMCAGQLTQHRAVVILNQTCGLRGAELAAAEAEALGVAAALTPAKLREKLQRIVARINPDAVVRRRKAELKRRNVAVYPQPDGMATLVAYLSAQDAHAMFGIIDTAARGARTPGDQRTIDERRADALRDLICHPSSGQKRVHWQAQVLVPAGTVLGLNGEPGYLPGHGPIPAELCRILAADATWRRILTDPVTNTTLDIAPKRYRPGARLSEFIHTRDKTCRWPGCNRTRVETDHTIRREHGGLTVPRNLGDFCTHHHQLKDAPGWKVHQDGDGIFTFTTPSGRVYRTRPPGADGEVNPVETIEIPKPPHRKAPPPDGDLPPF
- a CDS encoding SigE family RNA polymerase sigma factor — protein: MDARWDADQAVTELYARHYRGLVRLSALLLRDPWAAEEVVQDAFVAMHGAWRRLREEDKALAYLRRAVVNRSRSALRHRAVVERHSTAEEYLPSAEVGALARLDADAVLVALRALPARQREALVLRYWADLPEAEVAAAMRVSKGSVKTHTSRGLSALRTSLETIR
- a CDS encoding DUF309 domain-containing protein, translating into MDRDRDAIGRPRNARPRDAAGRPLPRGADGVPRVPDDLTLTPSQALAAAQRFLDEEQPFQAHEVFEAMWKQRRDAGVDDAGVWQGLAQIAVGLTHAQRGNSSGAVTLLRRGAVTLGEHDGAAVAELIRWAEGIAEQVANGVAVPSRTLRLPQS
- a CDS encoding 16S rRNA (uracil(1498)-N(3))-methyltransferase — its product is TPRRICAVSAPLFLVQPGSLRAAGTVEVGGAEGRHAVKVRRLRVGEAVDLADGDGVVGRGVVGAATGDVLTVEVRDVERLPEPVPRLVVAQALPKGDRGELAVELMTELGVDAIVPWAASRCVTVWSGERGEKARGRWAVHAREAAKQSRRPRVPAIESLATTKALAARDAAILVLHEEATAPISAVELPATGEVLVVVGPEGGISAEELTAFQEAGARSCRLGPEVLRTSTAGPAALAVLSLRFGRWG
- a CDS encoding Gmad2 immunoglobulin-like domain-containing protein yields the protein MNDELESRLRDALRARAERTPIAGDGLERIRTRTARPRMGRVQPAIAVGALTALVVAGVATAVERDHGGRSDVVLPAGTGAPSPRATAHPTTGPTASSRASCADMDPSLFISCPGFPSSALPKDTGGEYLAITKPASGATVDRDLTVSGRARVFEAQFTVDVTQNGVVVQTAPVTASAGAPTLGTWSTVFHLAPGNYRIEAYELSAKGDGTKSATDTIWITVH
- a CDS encoding PhoH family protein, encoding MAETETSHRIVVPPAVSMVGLLGTGDEYLRAVERAFPTVDILARGNEITVNGPVAEVALLERLFDELVVVLRTGAPLSVDSVERSIQMLRQDTLERPADVLTADILSNRGRSIRPKTLNQKRYVDAIDKYTITFGIGPAGTGKTYLAVAKAVQALQSKQVTRIILTRPAVEAGERLGFLPGTLYEKIDPYLRPLYDALRDMLDAETVPRLLTDGVIEVAPLAYMRGRTLNDAFIILDEAQNTSPEQMKMFLTRLGFGSRIVVTGDVTQIDLPSGTTSGLKIVQQILDGVRDVHFSWLTSSDVVRHRLVSDIVDAYGRWDATQLKSDPPRLKGGRR
- the ybeY gene encoding rRNA maturation RNase YbeY — translated: MNVDICNESGYDLDPTALLDLVRHVLDEMRIHPQAELSVLLVDAAAMERLHVQWMDEPGPTDVLAFPMDELRPGRRDDPAEDPGLLGDVVLCPEVAAAQATAAGHSTEEELHLLCTHGLLHLLGYDHADPEGEAEMFAEQRRLLVGWRGTRRAG
- a CDS encoding histidine triad nucleotide-binding protein, whose protein sequence is MADCLFCRIVAGEVPSTVVAETEDTLAFRDLNPQAPVHVLVITKEHYTDIAAVAAADPDLAGRLAATAGAVAKAEGVGDAFRLVFNTGAGAQQTVFHVHGHVIGGRPFTWPPG
- a CDS encoding hemolysin family protein: MGSDSWLGLLAVALVAVAGLFAALEAAISRLSRSTVEELARSGRRGATRLQEIAEDTPRYLNLALLLRVACELTACSIVAVIALGRLDNRVGAVALTAAVMVVTSYVVVGVSPRTVGRQHVAAISLVAAAILPPLAAFLGPIPKMLILLGNALTPGKGFREGPFASEAELRDLVDLAVEESQVIEDDERRMVHSVFEFGDTIVREVMVPRTDMVYIERDKTLRQGMSLALRSGFSRIPVVGEDKDDVVGVLYLKDLVRRIYDHQAAESSELVDSVMRPPIFVPDSKPVDELLKEMQLTSSHIAILVDEYGGTAGLVTMEDLVEEIVGEIADEYDREGPAVERLPDGSVRVSARLGVEELGEAFDMELDDEDVDTVGGLLAKHLGRVPIPGAETVVEGLRLRAESTGGRRNRISTVLVTREPEPEIEQAADPEHEHA
- a CDS encoding cytidine deaminase, which encodes MSELGDEDAKLVTLAKAVRARNGAGQGAAVRDDTGRTYAATPVSLPSLQVSAVQAAVVMAIASGARGLEAAAVVTGEITLGEEDRAVVREFGGPAAPLHVADPDGSLRVTVTG